The DNA sequence TTCTCCGGCATCGGGGTTTCGCGGTATCGAAACTCCGATGCGATGTCCGTCTCGACCGGAAGACCCGCGATCCGCTCGAACCAGTACTTCGCCGTCATGGCCGCGTAATAGGCCGTGCCGCACGCCACCATCGTGATCCTGGGCACGACCTTCCAGTCGACCGGCATCGGCGGCAACGTGACCTGCCGGGTGCCGGGGTCGATATGGGCCCGCAGACTGTCGCCAATGACAGCCGGCTGCTCGTGAATTTCCTTGAGCATGAAATGGGCATAGCCGCCCTTGCCGACCATGGCACTGGATACCGAGGACTTCGTCACCCGACGTTCCACCGGGTTTCCGTCCCCATCCAAATAGGTCGCACCCGCTCGTGTCAGCTCGACCCGGTCGCCTTCTTCCAGATAGACGAGTTGCGATGTCAGCGGCGCCAGCGCCAGAGCGTCCGATCCCAGATACATTTCGCCGTCGCCGATGCCGACCGCCAGCGGGCTGCCGCGACGGGCGCCGATCAGCAGATCCTCCTCGCCGCGGAAAAGAATAACCAGGGCAAATGCCCCTTCCAGTTGTTCCAGCGCTTGTGCAACTGCCTGGCGCGGAGGGTGCCCCTGGCCCAGCAGATCGGTGATCAGGTGCACGACGATCTCGGTATCGGTCTCGGTCTCGAATTGGTGCCCCCGCTCAGCGAGATCCGCACGCAGGGCCTTGTAGTTCTCGATGATACCGTTATGAACCAGTGCGACATCGTCCGTCGCATGGGGATGGGCGTTGGATTCGCAAGGCCGGCCGTGGGTCGCCCAACGCGTGTGGCCGATGCCGCTGCGACCGGTCAGCGGCTTGCGCTCCAGCAGGTCCCGCAGGTTCACCAGCTTGCCTTCGGCCCGCCGCCTCTGCAGCTCGCCGTTCACCAGCGTCGAGACGCCGGCGCTGTCATAGCCGCGATATTCGAGCCGTTGCAGGGCTTCGACCAACCGGTCCGCCACGTCGTCATGGCCAAGGATGCCGATGATGCCACACATACCCAATTCTCCTGTTCACCGATAACGCCCCCGGGCCGGAGCGATGCTAGCCTGTTACTTCGCGTTCTTGCCGCCGCGCCGTTTGTCCCAATAGCGTCTGCCGCCATCGGGCGTCACCTTCTGACCGGCCCGGGCCGAGGCGAGACCGTTCGCCGGAACATCCGCCGTGATGACGCTGCCGGCACCGATAACCGCACCGTCGCCAACCGAAAGCGGGGCCACGAACGCCGTGTTGGACCCCACGAACACCCCATCACCCAATGATGTCCGCGATTTCGACACGCCGTCATAATTGCAGGTGATCGTTCCGGCACCGATATTCGTTCCGGCGCCGATATCGGCGTCGCCGAGATAACTGAGATGGTTGGCCTTGGCTCCGGCGCCGAGCCGGGCGTTCTTGAGTTCGACGAAGTTGCCGACATGGGCCGACGGTCCGACATCCGCTCCCGGCCGCAGCCGCGCGAACGGCCCGACCGTGGCCCCGGTCCGTACGGTGCAGTTTTCCAGATGGCAATAGGCGTTGATGACGACGTCGTCCTCGACCGTCACGCCCGGCCCGAACACGGCGCCGGGTCCAATCGTGACATCGATGCCGAAACGCGTATCGGCGGCAAGATAGACGGTCGACGGATCCGTCATCGTCACGCCGGCATCCATGGCGTTATCGCGCAGTCGCCGCTGCAATATCGCCTCGGCGACGGCGAGTTCGCGGCGGCTGTTGATGCCGAGGACCTCGTCCTCCGGCGCTTCGACGACGCGGCAATCCATCCCCCGTTCCCGCGCGACCGCGACGGCATCGGTCAGGTAAAGCTCTGCCTTGGCATTGTCCGGCCGAATGGCGCGCAACAGTTCGAGCGCCACGCTGCCATCGAGCACCATCAGCCCCGCGTTGCAGATTTCGACCGCGCGCTCGGCGGCTGAGGCGTCGGCGGCTTCGACGATACGCTGCAATCCGCCAGCCTCGTCGAGGATCAGGCGCCCATACGCGCCGGGGTCGACGGGCCGCATCCCCAGAACGACGACCGCGGCCCCGGTCTCGCGCCGGCTGTGCACCATCGCCCGCAGCGTCTCCGGACGAACGAGCGGCGTGTCGCCATAGACGACCAGGACATCGCCCGAAAAATTCTCGATTATGTCGGCGGCGGCAAGGACCGCGCCGGCGGTGCCGTTGCGCTCTTCCTGGATACGGACAGGAGTTGGCGCGCAGCTGTTGGCAAGCGCCTGCATCCCGGGCCCGACGACCACGGCGCTCCGCACCGCCCCCAGCGCCGACAGGCTGGCGAGGACATGACCAATCATCGGAATTCCGGCCAGCGGATGCATGACCTTGGGCAACCGCGATTTCATGCGCGTGCCCTTTCCGGCCGCCAGAACGATACAGGCCAGCCCGGTGTCGGGGATCGCCTCGCCCTTCCCCGATTCGTCCTGCCCCATTTCGTCCTGCCGCGTCGATGCTGCCATATTAAGGTTGCCTTTATATCATATACACACGTTTTTCGTGCATAGGGTGCCTGTGGAGGCTATACTATCCTGCGTTGTGCTTGTCGGCCCCGGAATCGACCACGAACTTCGTTTCGCGCCGAAATTGCCCGACCGCGCGGGCACGCCGGGATATGGGACGTCGTGCCACAGCATACGCGCGATCAGAAATCACCTTTTGTGACGACTTATTACAGGATGGATCATGGCTGATGTCGGATGTGTGGTATTCGATCTTGATGGAATTCTCCATGACAGCGCTGCCGGGATAACGGCCGCCCTGAACGTGGTCATGGACGGCGACGGCCTGGGCCCGCTTTCCGCCGATGCGGTGAAACCGTTCATTGGCGACAATCCGGACAGCATTGTTCCGAAGGCCTACAAAACCCAGGGTTTCGCCTTTGTGCCCTATGAAGCCAATCCCCGGCAACAGTCATTCCGCGAAGCGATGAAAGCCCGCGCCATTGCCGCCGACGAAGTCTTCGCTGGCGTATCGGAAACGCTGACAGCGCTTCGCCAGCGCGGCATGGCCATTGCCCTGTGCACCAACGGGTTCCACGACGTTACCGTCGCCACGATAGAGCGTCTCGGCCTGACCGGGCTGTTCGACGCCATAGTCTGCGGCCAGCCCCAGTCTCCACCGAAACCGGACCCGGCACCGATCCGCGAGGCCATCGCAACGGCACGCGCCGCACGTCAACCCGAAGGAAAAGCCAATCTGCTGATCATCGGCAGGAAAGAGGACGTGAAGGCCGGAAAATCCGCCGACTGCACAGTAATCGCTGTCAGAACCGGCTATGGCGACGGGCCGATCGAGAACTGGGGCGCGCTCGCTGTACTGGACGGCGTTGATGCCGTGCCCGGCTGGATCGACACTGCCGCAGCTTGACGGCGACACCCGGGGCCCGGGCGCAAGTTCAGCGGACGGGACCGGAGCTTCCGGCGACTTCGGTTTCGTCTTCGCCGGGCTTCCCGTCCCCGCTGGAACGGCCCTGGGCCTGATTGCGCTTCTCCAGCATCCGGGCACGCTTGTGAAAGGCATCGATCATGCGCAGGGCGGCTTGATGCATGATCTTCTCACCGATCTTCGACATCAGCCGCGAGCGAAAGTCGAAGTCGAGCTTGTATTCCACGCGGCAGCCGGTTTCGGTGGGGTCGAACCGCCAATGGTTGGTCAGATGGCGGAACGCCCCTTCAGTGGCACGCACATGAATTTCCCTGGGTCGCTCAAGGATGATCTCGCAAACATAGCCCAGGCTGAGGGCGGAAATGCCGTAGGTGACCTCTGCGACGAACTGCGTCTCTGAATCCCAGCGGATGATGCGGCATCCGCTGCACCCGGGGACGAATTCGGGATACTTTTCGACATCCGCGACGACATCGAAGAGGTGAGACGCGCTGAACGGCAATTCACGATTGGCGTGGTACTGCGGCATTAATTCGACGCCTTTCACTTAACGACACTCAACGAGTGGACCCCCGAAAAAAGGGACACCCAATGTTGCCCCGGGACCCGGTCAGAACTTGAAAAATCGGGTCGGCAGGGCGGAACCGCAACCCGAAGCGCGACCGAAACCATCGCCGCCGTGTCTGCGGCCCCCTCGCGTTATTGCCCTATCGACCCGGCTTCACGCAAGTGGATCAGAAATCGGCCGAACCGCGTATCACCCTGCAGGCGCACCGGCAGAACCGGTCCGTCGCTCAGCGGCCGGCCGAACCACACGTCCATTTGCCGGTCTGACCGATCCGCGCCGCGGCTCCAGAAGCTGTCGCTGTCCGCAGCGCTGAAGGCGCCGGACACCAGTTCGATGTGCACGCGACACCGGGTAGCGGGCCCTGAATAGGCATTGTAACGCGTTGCCTCCAGATTTTCCGACCCCAGTGAAGAGAAAACCAGGTCGAAACGTCGCCGGCCGTCATAGACCGGCGCCCGCATCTGGCAGGATTGCGCGTTCTCTACCGTTTGCATGGCCAGGATCAGGGCGCTCACCGGATCGAGCGCTCCCTGCAATTCGGACTCCGGTATGAAATCTTCGTGACCGGGGGCAGGCTCCTCGCGCTCGGGCGTGTGCACGACATCCACCGGCCGGCCCGAGTCGAACCGCATTCTGACGCTGTCCGCATCGCCGCCGCGCGCCTGGGTCAGCGTGTGAGCATCCGGGAGGATGCTGCTGCCGTTGACCGCACCGCGCGAATTTGTCTCCAGCCGCCAACTGCTGAAGACGCTCGAAATCCCCCGCAGATTTGCCCGCAGACCCAGAACATATCGCGCGCCTGTGAGGCTGACGGAAGCATCCGCGACGGCAAGATGGAGGCCGCCGAAATAGATGTCATAGGCCACCCTAAACGTCGGATCCGATGCCCCCTGGACCGACGGCGCCGCCAGAGCAAGCCAGCCTGCCGCCATTGTCGCGACAGCGGAACGCCGAGTAAACCTGTGCACTCGTTTCACCATAGTCGTCCGCATATCCTGAAAGGCCGGTATCAGTGACCCGACTGGCTATCTCAGGAACACGACGAATCTGAGGCATGGTCAGATCGGGCGCCGCTTGACGAGGCCGGCGATGATCGGTCCGGCCACGGAAACCACCGCCAGGACCAGCAATACCAGTGAAATCGGCTTGGTGACGAATACCGACCAGTCCCCGCCCGAAATCTGCAGGGCACGACGCATGTTCTCCTCCATCAGCGCGCCCAGAATCATCGCCAGTATCAATGGCGCCAGCGGGAATCCGGTCATGCGCATCACGAGGCCAATAAGACCGAACGCCAGCAGCATGTTGATATCGAAGGTGCTGAATTTCAGTCCGTAGGCGCCGATCAGGCAGAAGATGATGATCAGGGCCAGCAACAGGGCCTTGGGCGTTTCAAGTATGCGTGCGATGTACGGGATCAACGGAAGGTTCAGCAGCAGCAGAAAGATGTTGCCGATATACATGCTCGCGATCACGCCCCAGAAAACGTCCGGACGGGACTGAAGCATCATCGGGCCGGGCGTGACCCCCATCACCAGTAGCGCCCCGAGCAGAACGGCGGTGGTCCCGGATCCGGGCACGCCCAGCGTCAGCAGCGGCACGAAGGACCCGGTACAGGCGGCATTGTTGCCGGCCTCGGGCGCCACAACGCCCTTGATATTCCCATGCCCGAATGTGTCGGCATCGGACGCCAGACGTTTTTCCATCGAGTAGCAAAGGAACGACCCGATCGTCGCCCCTGCACCGGGAAGAACGCCGACGAAGAATCCCAGAAGGGAACTGCGGCCGATCGGCGCCGCGATCTGGCGGACCTCCTTGCGATCAAGACGCAGCGAGCCGATCTTCTGCGCCGATTTCGGTCCGGAGACGGACTGAAGCAGCATTACAAAGACTTCGGCCAAAGCAAAAACGCCCAGGGCCACGATCAGAAAGTCGATACCCTGCAGCAGTTGAAGATTGCCAAAGGTGAACCGCTGGGTGCCGGTCTGCAGATCGATGCCCACGATTGAAACCATGACCCCGAAAACCGCCGCGATCAGCCCCTTGAGCAGCGACTTGTCGGACAAACTGACCACCGCCGTCAGGCCCAGCACCATCAGCGCGAAATATTCCGCCGGACCGAACGACACGGCGACCCGCGAGAGCAGCGGCGCCACCAGCATCAGAAAGATGACGCCCACGGTTCCGCCGATGAACGACGCGTATGCCGCAAGCGCAAGCGCCTTGCCGGCATCGCCGCGCCGCGCCATCGGATAGCCGTCAAAGGCGGTTGCCACAGTTCCGGCAATGCCGGGCGCGTTCAACAGGATGGACGATGTCGAACCGCCGAAGACCGCGCCATAATAGACGCCCGCCATCAGAATAAGGCCGGATGACGGATCGAGCCCGAACGTGATCGGAATCATCAACGCAATGGCGCTGATCGGCCCGAGCCCCGGCAGCATTCCGATGATCGTGCCCGAAAGTACGCCGACGAAAACGAACATCAGATTGATCGGCTGAAGCGCGATCCCGAAGCCGAATATCAGATTGTTGAGTGCTTCCATGATGCCGGAACTTCCATTTTTGCCGAAATCCGAGCCGACATGCACCGCGGGATGTCAGTGACCGGCAAGGGAGCATCGGC is a window from the Fodinicurvata sp. EGI_FJ10296 genome containing:
- the glmS gene encoding glutamine--fructose-6-phosphate transaminase (isomerizing), translated to MCGIIGILGHDDVADRLVEALQRLEYRGYDSAGVSTLVNGELQRRRAEGKLVNLRDLLERKPLTGRSGIGHTRWATHGRPCESNAHPHATDDVALVHNGIIENYKALRADLAERGHQFETETDTEIVVHLITDLLGQGHPPRQAVAQALEQLEGAFALVILFRGEEDLLIGARRGSPLAVGIGDGEMYLGSDALALAPLTSQLVYLEEGDRVELTRAGATYLDGDGNPVERRVTKSSVSSAMVGKGGYAHFMLKEIHEQPAVIGDSLRAHIDPGTRQVTLPPMPVDWKVVPRITMVACGTAYYAAMTAKYWFERIAGLPVETDIASEFRYRETPMPENGIALFVSQSGETADTLAALRHAKEQGQTIISVVNMPESSMARESDVVLRTLAGPEIGVASTKAFTTQLGVLACLAIAAGRGRDVLTAENERALTDALIEVPSRIADILDHGDSIDSISRWVASARDVLYLGRGTSYPLALEGALKLKEISYIHAEGYAAGEMKHGPIALIDDSVPVIVLAPSDGVFEKTISNVQEVVARGGRVIGFTDEQGSSHFDGLAEVCIEMPTVHPFVAPILYALPVQLLAYFTAVAKGTDVDQPRNLAKSVTVE
- the glmU gene encoding bifunctional UDP-N-acetylglucosamine diphosphorylase/glucosamine-1-phosphate N-acetyltransferase GlmU is translated as MAASTRQDEMGQDESGKGEAIPDTGLACIVLAAGKGTRMKSRLPKVMHPLAGIPMIGHVLASLSALGAVRSAVVVGPGMQALANSCAPTPVRIQEERNGTAGAVLAAADIIENFSGDVLVVYGDTPLVRPETLRAMVHSRRETGAAVVVLGMRPVDPGAYGRLILDEAGGLQRIVEAADASAAERAVEICNAGLMVLDGSVALELLRAIRPDNAKAELYLTDAVAVARERGMDCRVVEAPEDEVLGINSRRELAVAEAILQRRLRDNAMDAGVTMTDPSTVYLAADTRFGIDVTIGPGAVFGPGVTVEDDVVINAYCHLENCTVRTGATVGPFARLRPGADVGPSAHVGNFVELKNARLGAGAKANHLSYLGDADIGAGTNIGAGTITCNYDGVSKSRTSLGDGVFVGSNTAFVAPLSVGDGAVIGAGSVITADVPANGLASARAGQKVTPDGGRRYWDKRRGGKNAK
- a CDS encoding HAD hydrolase-like protein, which encodes MADVGCVVFDLDGILHDSAAGITAALNVVMDGDGLGPLSADAVKPFIGDNPDSIVPKAYKTQGFAFVPYEANPRQQSFREAMKARAIAADEVFAGVSETLTALRQRGMAIALCTNGFHDVTVATIERLGLTGLFDAIVCGQPQSPPKPDPAPIREAIATARAARQPEGKANLLIIGRKEDVKAGKSADCTVIAVRTGYGDGPIENWGALAVLDGVDAVPGWIDTAAA
- a CDS encoding type II toxin-antitoxin system RatA family toxin is translated as MPQYHANRELPFSASHLFDVVADVEKYPEFVPGCSGCRIIRWDSETQFVAEVTYGISALSLGYVCEIILERPREIHVRATEGAFRHLTNHWRFDPTETGCRVEYKLDFDFRSRLMSKIGEKIMHQAALRMIDAFHKRARMLEKRNQAQGRSSGDGKPGEDETEVAGSSGPVR
- a CDS encoding DUF3108 domain-containing protein, yielding MHRFTRRSAVATMAAGWLALAAPSVQGASDPTFRVAYDIYFGGLHLAVADASVSLTGARYVLGLRANLRGISSVFSSWRLETNSRGAVNGSSILPDAHTLTQARGGDADSVRMRFDSGRPVDVVHTPEREEPAPGHEDFIPESELQGALDPVSALILAMQTVENAQSCQMRAPVYDGRRRFDLVFSSLGSENLEATRYNAYSGPATRCRVHIELVSGAFSAADSDSFWSRGADRSDRQMDVWFGRPLSDGPVLPVRLQGDTRFGRFLIHLREAGSIGQ
- a CDS encoding tripartite tricarboxylate transporter permease, producing MEALNNLIFGFGIALQPINLMFVFVGVLSGTIIGMLPGLGPISAIALMIPITFGLDPSSGLILMAGVYYGAVFGGSTSSILLNAPGIAGTVATAFDGYPMARRGDAGKALALAAYASFIGGTVGVIFLMLVAPLLSRVAVSFGPAEYFALMVLGLTAVVSLSDKSLLKGLIAAVFGVMVSIVGIDLQTGTQRFTFGNLQLLQGIDFLIVALGVFALAEVFVMLLQSVSGPKSAQKIGSLRLDRKEVRQIAAPIGRSSLLGFFVGVLPGAGATIGSFLCYSMEKRLASDADTFGHGNIKGVVAPEAGNNAACTGSFVPLLTLGVPGSGTTAVLLGALLVMGVTPGPMMLQSRPDVFWGVIASMYIGNIFLLLLNLPLIPYIARILETPKALLLALIIIFCLIGAYGLKFSTFDINMLLAFGLIGLVMRMTGFPLAPLILAMILGALMEENMRRALQISGGDWSVFVTKPISLVLLVLAVVSVAGPIIAGLVKRRPI